In a single window of the Phycisphaerales bacterium genome:
- a CDS encoding transposase — protein MATTTGRGSSVKRRDEAGADEAVQVVRDQVEELARLGARQMLLAALEDEVNVYLQRDRYQRQGEFRGYRNGTTPRRLTLGSGTVPLEVPRVRDIPPGQEPFESKIVRKYQRRSDTIEETFMRLFIEGLATRDFEPALRLLAGNDAPLSPSTISRLTQRFRVEYAAFDRQDLSGRKFVYIWADGIYLKAGLGTEKACLMVLIGADTEGQKHLLALREGYRESLRAGASC, from the coding sequence ATGGCTACTACAACCGGACGAGGATCGAGCGTCAAGCGGCGGGACGAGGCGGGGGCGGACGAGGCCGTGCAGGTGGTTCGGGACCAGGTCGAGGAACTGGCCCGGCTGGGGGCCCGGCAGATGCTGCTGGCGGCGTTGGAGGACGAGGTGAACGTCTACCTCCAGCGCGACCGGTATCAGCGACAGGGCGAGTTCCGCGGCTACCGCAACGGGACCACGCCGCGGCGGCTGACGCTGGGCAGCGGCACGGTGCCGCTGGAGGTCCCGCGGGTGCGCGACATCCCGCCGGGCCAGGAGCCGTTCGAATCGAAGATCGTGCGCAAGTACCAGCGTCGCAGCGACACGATCGAGGAGACGTTCATGCGGCTGTTCATCGAAGGCCTGGCGACGCGGGACTTCGAGCCGGCCTTGCGGCTGCTGGCGGGGAACGACGCGCCGCTGTCGCCCAGCACGATCAGTCGGCTGACACAGCGGTTCCGCGTCGAGTACGCGGCGTTCGACCGGCAGGATCTGAGCGGCCGGAAGTTCGTCTATATCTGGGCGGACGGGATTTACCTGAAGGCCGGGCTGGGTACGGAGAAAGCCTGCCTGATGGTGCTGATCGGGGCGGATACGGAGGGGCAGAAGCACTTGCTCGCGCTGCGGGAGGGGTATCGCGAGAGCCTGAGAGCTGGGGCGAGTTGCTGA
- a CDS encoding transposase, with translation MLKDCRQRGLNEPGCWIADGALGLWAAVNEQSPNSAQQRCTNHKTMNVLDKLPKAEQPEATPRLRAIWQAESEVAARKLAAGVIADFRRAGYDRAADCLGTIWIAA, from the coding sequence TTGCTGAAGGACTGCCGGCAGCGGGGTCTGAACGAGCCGGGCTGCTGGATCGCGGACGGGGCGTTGGGGCTGTGGGCGGCGGTGAACGAGCAGAGTCCGAACTCGGCCCAGCAGCGCTGCACGAATCACAAGACGATGAACGTGCTCGACAAGCTGCCGAAGGCCGAGCAGCCCGAGGCGACCCCGCGACTGCGGGCGATCTGGCAGGCGGAAAGTGAGGTGGCGGCGCGGAAGCTGGCGGCCGGTGTGATCGCGGACTTCCGTCGGGCGGGCTACGACCGGGCGGCGGACTGTCTGGGGACGATCTGGATCGCTGCCTGA
- a CDS encoding transposase, with translation MSGDDLDRCLTFYAFPEPHWSHLRTTNVIESPFAGVRLRTNAAKRFKKTKSGVYLVHQVLMRLSQNWRHLKARTCVPRYRCRKERTAG, from the coding sequence CTGTCTGGGGACGATCTGGATCGCTGCCTGACGTTCTACGCGTTTCCGGAGCCGCACTGGTCGCACCTGCGGACGACGAACGTGATCGAGTCGCCGTTTGCGGGCGTACGGCTGCGGACGAACGCGGCCAAGCGGTTCAAGAAGACCAAGAGCGGCGTGTACCTGGTGCATCAGGTGCTGATGCGGCTGTCGCAGAACTGGCGGCACTTGAAGGCGCGCACCTGTGTGCCCAGATACCGCTGCCGGAAGGAAAGAACCGCCGGGTGA
- a CDS encoding RHS repeat-associated core domain-containing protein, with amino-acid sequence MSRVDFGYDSSWRRVRKTVTPWDANTSNWASAPALDRKFLWSGWRLLLETDVLASGGEAVLRKFTWGLDLAGLNGAVNSLEQAGTIGGLLAVRKYDVSGAPEPDDPVDYVYLYDALGNVGQVVDWSQPTNQAAAAVVAHYEYDPYGGVTKADGAYASENAWRFSTKQWDDETGLGNWLFRPYSASMGRWLTRDPIEEEGGTHLYQFGGNRSINAIDASGLTHEDRWIPEPSLAAYGGGPTLGDLFTDTRFPNCHSERWEFRLDSPSGRDNWLISLLKQKLSERLRVRLLFQKRECSFCCPAGTLHAGQCRFSSSESWSLAVELRHIPPGVGDWAYGWTASAGVSGSVGILWDGCSDTRSGYGCIEGRGCVGGMLRGKGPGLVVEGIVEGCVIVKLCAASDGRVTIQVCSSARAVGRGELLEFFRYSHTFERYWCSSPRQLAAIGGT; translated from the coding sequence TTGAGCCGGGTGGATTTCGGGTATGATTCATCCTGGCGGCGGGTGCGGAAGACCGTGACGCCGTGGGATGCGAACACGAGCAACTGGGCGAGTGCGCCGGCGCTGGATCGGAAGTTCCTGTGGTCCGGCTGGCGACTGCTGCTGGAGACGGACGTGCTGGCGAGCGGCGGGGAAGCCGTGCTGCGGAAGTTCACCTGGGGCCTGGACCTCGCGGGTCTGAATGGCGCCGTGAACTCGCTGGAGCAGGCCGGGACGATCGGCGGCCTGCTGGCGGTGCGGAAGTACGACGTGAGCGGCGCGCCCGAGCCCGACGATCCGGTGGACTACGTCTACCTGTACGACGCGCTGGGAAACGTCGGGCAGGTGGTGGACTGGTCGCAGCCGACCAATCAGGCCGCCGCGGCCGTCGTGGCGCACTACGAGTACGACCCCTACGGCGGCGTGACGAAGGCCGATGGCGCGTACGCGTCAGAGAACGCCTGGCGCTTCAGCACGAAGCAGTGGGACGATGAGACGGGCCTGGGAAATTGGCTCTTCCGGCCGTACTCCGCGAGCATGGGGCGGTGGCTGACGAGGGATCCGATTGAGGAGGAGGGCGGAACGCACTTGTACCAGTTTGGCGGCAATCGTAGTATCAACGCGATTGACGCCTCAGGCCTCACCCACGAGGATCGGTGGATTCCGGAACCAAGCCTGGCTGCATACGGCGGCGGACCAACGCTCGGAGACCTCTTCACAGACACCCGATTTCCGAACTGCCACAGCGAGCGATGGGAATTTCGTCTTGACTCCCCCAGCGGCCGAGACAATTGGCTCATTTCACTGCTCAAGCAAAAGCTGTCAGAGCGCCTTCGCGTGCGATTGCTGTTCCAGAAGCGGGAATGCTCGTTCTGCTGTCCCGCCGGTACCCTTCATGCTGGACAATGCCGCTTTAGTAGCTCCGAGTCTTGGTCGCTTGCCGTGGAATTGCGCCATATACCGCCCGGTGTCGGCGACTGGGCTTATGGCTGGACTGCATCAGCGGGCGTTTCAGGCAGTGTCGGGATTCTTTGGGACGGGTGCAGCGATACCCGATCGGGCTACGGATGCATTGAGGGAAGGGGCTGCGTCGGGGGCATGCTTCGTGGCAAAGGGCCCGGACTCGTTGTAGAGGGCATAGTCGAGGGCTGCGTGATAGTCAAATTGTGCGCGGCGTCGGACGGACGTGTGACGATCCAAGTGTGTAGTAGCGCCCGTGCGGTCGGTCGCGGTGAGCTACTAGAGTTCTTCCGGTATTCTCACACCTTCGAGCGATATTGGTGCTCGAGTCCACGCCAGCTCGCCGCAATCGGTGGCACATAA
- a CDS encoding DUF3179 domain-containing protein: protein MPAPDPAAAPLPPRRLLDFWSGGWVLALAAIVCILVVIQWSQRALQRPTLIGDGRHVASYGFDLTTCLLPRDELVAAGFSKDRIAALVDPHVLTIEEAREFSRDLRKAQHQKFLVPTDRVIGVVVNGAARAYPLKLLSWHEVANDTLGGRPIAVTYHPLCDSVVVFDRRVGAEVLEFRISGLLYNSNQLLYDRRADPTEESLWSQLQFRAVTGPAAARGATLERIPAVVAHWSDWEAQHPDTTVLDMVRTQAKLYKRSYQPYFDSADVIFPVTPLPPAGSRAPKDPVLAVFTTDGWHSVALAEIAAHATARGEDGAARWATELGGTPVHLHYRPKPAVAWATAPDGTPLDSVSALWFAWYAFHEAAILSSTPDP from the coding sequence TTGCCCGCGCCTGACCCGGCCGCCGCCCCCCTCCCACCCCGCCGCCTGCTCGATTTCTGGAGTGGGGGCTGGGTGCTCGCGCTCGCCGCCATCGTTTGCATCCTCGTCGTGATTCAGTGGAGCCAGCGCGCGCTCCAACGGCCGACACTCATCGGCGACGGCCGCCATGTCGCCTCGTACGGTTTCGACCTCACGACCTGCCTGCTGCCCCGCGACGAGCTCGTCGCGGCCGGCTTCTCGAAGGACCGCATCGCCGCGCTCGTCGATCCCCACGTACTCACGATCGAGGAAGCGCGCGAGTTCTCCCGTGACCTCCGCAAGGCGCAGCACCAGAAGTTCCTCGTCCCCACCGATCGCGTCATCGGCGTCGTCGTGAACGGTGCGGCCCGTGCTTACCCGCTCAAGCTGCTATCCTGGCACGAGGTCGCCAATGACACGCTCGGCGGCCGCCCCATCGCCGTCACCTACCACCCACTCTGTGACAGCGTCGTCGTCTTCGACCGCCGTGTCGGCGCGGAGGTGCTCGAGTTTCGCATCAGCGGCCTGCTCTACAACTCGAATCAGTTGCTCTACGACCGGCGCGCCGACCCGACCGAGGAGAGTCTCTGGAGCCAGCTCCAGTTTCGTGCCGTCACCGGCCCTGCCGCCGCGCGCGGCGCCACGCTGGAACGCATCCCTGCGGTGGTGGCCCATTGGTCCGACTGGGAAGCACAGCACCCGGACACCACCGTCCTCGACATGGTGCGCACCCAGGCCAAGCTCTACAAGCGTTCCTACCAGCCATACTTCGACTCCGCCGACGTGATCTTTCCCGTCACCCCGTTGCCGCCGGCCGGTTCGCGCGCCCCGAAGGACCCGGTGCTCGCGGTGTTCACCACGGACGGCTGGCATAGCGTCGCCCTCGCGGAGATCGCCGCGCACGCAACGGCCCGGGGCGAAGATGGTGCCGCCCGCTGGGCCACCGAGCTCGGTGGCACACCGGTCCACCTGCACTACCGGCCGAAGCCGGCCGTCGCCTGGGCGACCGCGCCTGATGGCACCCCGCTGGATAGCGTCTCCGCCCTGTGGTTCGCGTGGTACGCTTTCCACGAAGCAGCGATTCTCTCCTCCACTCCGGACCCATAG
- the cyoE gene encoding protoheme IX farnesyltransferase, giving the protein MSDPTATVRIDTGSSADAPCRAALTVPICLELSKARLSLMVAVSAGVGFILASGPSIAWGALGWTVLGTALSAFGANALNQWIEVERDGRMQRTAARPLPAGRVRRGSALRFALACGLAGPLILAVTTNAAAAGLALATLLIYVLIYTPLKVLSPLNTLVGAIVGALPPLIGAVAASGVIPTAGWVLAGILFLWQIPHSLALAWMYRADYERGGFCMLPVLDPSGHLTGCVTVIYSLLLLPLPLLLTLYGVTGPFFAVGALLLGLAFLVCGVVLERARSAPAARRVFLASVLYLPLLLGLMVVDRQVQPASPGPSSPGSPRVERRAPDVTAAEVGPLASDIVIGRLEEARLARA; this is encoded by the coding sequence TTGTCCGACCCCACCGCCACCGTGCGTATCGACACCGGGTCATCCGCCGACGCGCCGTGCCGCGCCGCCCTGACGGTGCCGATCTGCCTCGAACTCAGCAAGGCCCGTCTCAGTCTCATGGTCGCGGTCAGCGCCGGCGTGGGGTTCATCCTCGCCAGCGGTCCGAGCATCGCCTGGGGGGCCCTCGGCTGGACCGTACTCGGCACCGCCTTATCCGCTTTTGGCGCCAATGCCCTCAACCAGTGGATCGAAGTCGAGCGTGACGGTCGCATGCAGCGCACCGCCGCGCGTCCCTTGCCCGCCGGCCGTGTCCGGCGCGGCAGCGCCCTGCGGTTCGCCCTGGCCTGCGGCCTCGCCGGCCCGCTGATCCTGGCGGTAACTACGAATGCGGCCGCCGCCGGTCTGGCGCTGGCCACGTTGCTCATCTACGTCCTGATTTACACGCCCCTCAAGGTGCTCTCGCCGCTTAATACGCTCGTAGGTGCCATCGTCGGCGCCTTGCCGCCGCTGATCGGCGCTGTCGCGGCCAGCGGCGTGATCCCCACTGCCGGGTGGGTACTCGCGGGCATTCTCTTCCTCTGGCAGATTCCACATTCGCTCGCGCTCGCCTGGATGTACCGTGCGGATTACGAGCGCGGCGGTTTCTGCATGCTCCCCGTGCTCGATCCCTCCGGCCACCTCACCGGCTGCGTGACGGTGATCTATTCGCTGCTGCTGCTGCCCTTGCCGTTGTTGCTCACGCTGTACGGCGTAACCGGGCCATTTTTCGCCGTCGGGGCACTGCTACTCGGGCTCGCCTTTCTGGTTTGCGGCGTTGTGCTGGAGCGCGCCCGCTCCGCCCCCGCTGCCCGCCGCGTCTTTCTCGCGAGCGTGCTCTACCTGCCGCTGCTGCTTGGCTTGATGGTTGTCGATCGGCAGGTACAACCGGCGTCCCCCGGCCCGAGTTCGCCCGGCTCGCCCCGCGTTGAGCGGCGCGCACCCGATGTCACCGCGGCTGAGGTCGGCCCGCTGGCGAGCGACATCGTCATCGGCCGACTTGAGGAGGCCCGCCTTGCCCGCGCCTGA
- a CDS encoding COX15/CtaA family protein, translated as MTRTPTTSATVEQPLPYATVAGRIPAPSAGHADILAVGFGTAVAMWAVAYFTRLFGDALPAPVLFFLLVLLQLVGGFLFGRFSRKGVRGAVWAGMITGLINLLVVGSLIGGDTPSAIRMGAVLWVPGTLAGAMLLAALGALVGRLRSTQEQVDWTGSFGAVVVVATFVLLAAGGLVTGYDEGLAVPDWPNTEGYNMFLYPLSRMTGGIFLEHAHRLLGSLVGLSVLVMALHATLTEQRKWLHWWLWGTFLLVVGQGVLGGLRVTGVLTLSADPSDLRPSIVLAIVHGVFGQIVFALLVAAALLRSQMWHRAPQPQASPFAGTDRVFGIALVILLIVQLVLGALVRHFTWTLERFEYGLSVDVATLTRIGQAALHIHITLAVVVILLALAVGVRAWGLYRGFAGIRRLGVLLMWLAGVQVVLGVLALVVTANHEAHTEPTALDVSITTLHQVTAAALLGLAVLILLWNYRVARPQPSAITA; from the coding sequence ATGACCCGTACCCCCACTACTTCGGCAACGGTCGAACAGCCCTTACCTTACGCCACGGTTGCAGGTCGGATTCCCGCTCCGTCGGCCGGACATGCAGACATCCTCGCGGTGGGTTTCGGGACCGCGGTGGCCATGTGGGCGGTGGCGTATTTCACGCGGCTGTTCGGAGATGCGCTGCCGGCGCCAGTGCTTTTTTTCCTGCTGGTTCTTTTGCAGCTCGTGGGCGGTTTCCTCTTTGGGAGATTCAGCCGTAAGGGGGTGCGCGGGGCGGTTTGGGCGGGCATGATTACGGGGTTGATCAACCTGCTGGTGGTGGGGAGCTTGATCGGCGGGGACACACCCAGCGCGATTCGAATGGGCGCGGTGCTTTGGGTCCCGGGAACACTGGCCGGTGCGATGCTGCTGGCGGCGCTGGGAGCCCTGGTCGGACGGCTCCGGTCCACCCAGGAGCAGGTGGACTGGACGGGTAGTTTCGGGGCCGTGGTGGTGGTGGCGACTTTCGTGCTGCTGGCCGCGGGAGGGCTCGTCACGGGCTACGACGAAGGGTTGGCTGTGCCGGATTGGCCGAACACGGAGGGGTACAACATGTTCCTGTACCCCTTATCGCGAATGACGGGGGGCATCTTTCTGGAGCACGCGCACCGGCTGCTGGGTTCGCTGGTAGGACTGAGTGTCCTGGTGATGGCGCTACATGCGACCCTGACGGAGCAACGCAAATGGTTGCACTGGTGGCTGTGGGGGACGTTCCTGCTTGTCGTCGGGCAGGGTGTGCTGGGTGGTCTGCGTGTGACCGGTGTATTGACGCTGAGCGCTGACCCAAGCGACCTGCGACCCAGCATCGTGCTGGCGATCGTTCATGGTGTCTTCGGGCAGATTGTGTTCGCGCTGCTGGTGGCGGCGGCGCTGTTGCGGTCCCAAATGTGGCACCGAGCACCGCAGCCGCAAGCATCACCCTTCGCGGGCACGGACCGCGTGTTCGGGATCGCCTTGGTGATCTTGCTGATCGTGCAACTCGTGCTCGGAGCGCTGGTGCGGCACTTCACCTGGACGCTGGAACGGTTCGAGTACGGGCTGAGTGTGGACGTTGCGACACTGACGCGCATCGGTCAGGCCGCCCTGCACATCCACATTACGCTGGCGGTCGTCGTCATACTGCTGGCGCTGGCGGTGGGCGTGCGCGCCTGGGGGTTGTACCGCGGTTTCGCGGGTATTCGGCGGCTGGGTGTGCTGCTGATGTGGTTGGCGGGTGTGCAGGTGGTGCTGGGTGTGCTGGCGTTGGTCGTGACGGCCAACCACGAAGCCCATACCGAGCCGACCGCGCTTGACGTCAGCATTACCACGCTGCACCAGGTCACGGCGGCGGCATTGCTGGGACTCGCCGTGCTGATCCTGCTGTGGAACTACCGGGTCGCCCGGCCGCAGCCGAGCGCAATAACTGCGTAA
- a CDS encoding acetate--CoA ligase family protein: protein MTQIAHEPQSTATPNIDLEPLFCPSSIAVVGASRTTGSVGNAIMENLIAGGYTGVIYPVNPKAKAILGNRCVRSPEAIEDVVDLGVLVIPAPSVQGVVEQMANRGTKHFVVISAGFKEVGGEGVTREKNLKALAAERGLTIVGPNCLGVINTAPDVKMNATFGRGMPEAGPFGLISQSGALCTALLDYAKGIGIGFSRFVSFGNKAGVKETDLLLALASDPFTKAILMYVEELSHGQEFIETCHRITHGQNAKPIIAIKTGRTSEGAAAAASHTGSLAGSDEVYEAVLGQAGVQRVESVKELFDCAEVFVDPTLPHGRRTAVVTNAGGPGIMATDACIRNHMTLPRFQEYTLKSLRYTLPPTAALKNPVDVIGDAKHDRYRAALDAVSADENVDQIMVIVTPQTMTDVTEIADVIRETKSFCGKPIVGCLMGLVDVDAGVKLLRKSGVPAYAFPEDAMRAMAAKCRFAEWARQPHLTYRRFNDVDAPAVTKILDEELAAGRTTLVELKALEVFRAYGFPIVKYHLARTADEAARYAAELGFPVVLKICGPKILHKTDVGGVRLKLADAAQVQTAFEEMVATVKNKMGAQTEIWGVLVQQMLPKGKEIILGMSRDPNMGPLLMFGLGGIYTEALKDVAFRLAPLRENVAQEMVRSIRSHKLLEGFRGEPATDQVAVAECLLRLSQLVTDHPRIKELDINPLMVYAQGSGATVADARLILTE, encoded by the coding sequence ATGACCCAGATTGCGCATGAACCCCAGAGCACCGCAACCCCCAATATTGACCTGGAACCGTTGTTCTGCCCAAGTTCGATCGCGGTGGTGGGCGCTTCGCGCACGACCGGTTCGGTCGGCAATGCGATCATGGAGAACCTGATCGCAGGCGGCTATACCGGCGTGATTTACCCGGTCAACCCCAAGGCCAAGGCCATTCTCGGCAACCGCTGCGTGCGGTCTCCGGAAGCAATCGAGGACGTCGTCGACCTCGGCGTGCTGGTGATTCCCGCACCCTCCGTACAGGGCGTGGTCGAGCAGATGGCCAACCGCGGCACGAAGCACTTCGTCGTGATTTCGGCCGGTTTCAAGGAGGTGGGTGGAGAAGGTGTCACGCGCGAGAAGAATCTCAAGGCCCTGGCTGCGGAGCGCGGCCTGACCATCGTGGGTCCGAACTGTCTTGGCGTAATCAACACAGCGCCGGATGTGAAGATGAACGCGACCTTCGGCCGCGGGATGCCGGAAGCGGGTCCGTTCGGGTTGATCTCGCAGAGCGGGGCACTTTGTACGGCATTGCTAGACTACGCAAAGGGCATCGGGATCGGCTTTTCGCGCTTTGTCAGCTTCGGCAACAAGGCCGGCGTCAAGGAAACCGACCTGCTGCTTGCGCTCGCGTCGGATCCCTTCACCAAGGCCATCCTGATGTACGTCGAGGAGCTCTCGCACGGTCAGGAGTTCATCGAAACCTGCCATCGCATCACGCACGGCCAAAACGCCAAGCCGATCATTGCGATCAAGACCGGGCGCACGTCCGAAGGTGCGGCCGCAGCGGCCTCCCACACGGGCTCCCTGGCGGGCTCAGATGAGGTTTATGAGGCCGTGCTCGGACAGGCGGGCGTCCAGCGGGTGGAATCCGTCAAAGAACTGTTCGACTGTGCGGAGGTCTTCGTGGACCCGACGCTCCCGCACGGGCGGCGCACCGCGGTGGTTACGAACGCGGGTGGCCCCGGCATCATGGCGACGGATGCGTGCATCCGGAATCACATGACGCTGCCGCGTTTCCAGGAGTACACGCTCAAGTCGCTGCGTTACACGCTGCCGCCCACGGCCGCGCTGAAGAATCCCGTCGACGTGATCGGGGACGCCAAGCACGACCGCTACCGGGCGGCGCTGGATGCGGTTTCCGCAGATGAGAACGTCGACCAGATCATGGTGATCGTGACGCCGCAGACGATGACCGACGTGACCGAAATCGCAGACGTGATTCGCGAGACCAAGAGCTTCTGCGGGAAGCCGATCGTGGGTTGCCTGATGGGGCTGGTGGACGTGGACGCCGGCGTGAAGCTGCTGCGCAAGAGCGGGGTGCCGGCCTATGCCTTCCCGGAAGATGCGATGCGGGCCATGGCGGCCAAGTGCCGCTTTGCCGAGTGGGCCCGTCAGCCGCACCTTACCTATCGACGCTTCAACGACGTCGATGCCCCCGCGGTTACGAAAATCCTGGATGAGGAACTCGCCGCCGGGCGTACGACACTGGTCGAGTTGAAGGCGCTGGAGGTCTTCCGCGCTTACGGCTTCCCGATCGTGAAGTACCACTTGGCGCGCACGGCGGACGAGGCGGCCCGTTACGCGGCCGAGCTGGGTTTCCCGGTCGTTCTGAAGATCTGCGGCCCGAAGATCCTGCACAAAACGGATGTTGGCGGAGTGCGGCTGAAGCTGGCCGACGCGGCCCAGGTGCAGACGGCCTTTGAGGAGATGGTGGCCACCGTCAAGAACAAGATGGGGGCCCAGACCGAGATCTGGGGCGTGCTGGTACAGCAGATGCTGCCGAAGGGCAAGGAGATCATTCTCGGCATGTCGCGCGATCCCAACATGGGGCCGCTGCTGATGTTCGGCTTGGGCGGTATCTACACCGAGGCGCTCAAGGACGTGGCCTTCCGGTTGGCTCCCCTGCGTGAAAACGTCGCGCAGGAAATGGTGCGGTCCATCCGGTCACACAAGTTGCTGGAGGGCTTCCGTGGGGAGCCGGCCACGGACCAGGTCGCGGTCGCCGAGTGCCTGTTGCGCTTGTCGCAACTCGTGACCGACCACCCGCGCATCAAGGAACTCGATATCAACCCGCTCATGGTATACGCACAGGGTTCCGGCGCAACGGTGGCCGACGCCCGCCTGATTCTTACGGAGTAG
- a CDS encoding GNAT family N-acetyltransferase gives MSDKWRERYADKLVTAKEAVGRIRPGNRVFIGSACGEPQALVRAMAELADNFTDTELVQVLTLGVAPYTEPRIAHNFRPNAFFIGNSLRHAVNEARADYTPVFLSQVPNLFRTGRLPIDVALVTVSPPDDHGNCSLGVSVDIAKAAVETAGVVVAQVNRHMPRAHGNCYLNVRDMTCLVEHDEPLLEWPDFGEPDDVMRGIAANLTRLVDDGDTLQLGIGRIPDAVLAMLTDKHDLGIHTEMMSNGVLTLVKNGNITGKYKTQNPGKIVASFAAGSHELFEFMDNNPTIEMHPSEYTNNLFVISGHDNMVAINAAIEVDLTGQVVADSRGQQLYSGLGGHADFIRGSALAKGGKPVIAMPSTADTPEGLHSRIVATLQEGAGVITTRGDVHYVVTEYGVAYLHGKNMRERAMSLISIAHPDYRAELLHAAKRRHIVYPNQIMPPVQSPYPTQYEEEVTLRDGSKIFARPIRPDDEPQMRDMFYRFSEQTKYLRYHAALKSMPHNKMQVFCTVDYDSEMAIIALVGEPGDERVVGVGRYMADPQGRSAEVAFAVGDDWQRKGLGTYFFNRLVQIARERGISEFHAYVLVENSGMLKIFHRSGFVVETINEGDVVRVVMHIRE, from the coding sequence ATGTCGGATAAGTGGCGTGAACGGTACGCCGACAAGCTCGTCACGGCGAAAGAGGCCGTCGGTCGCATTCGCCCGGGGAATCGTGTCTTCATCGGCTCGGCCTGTGGTGAACCCCAGGCACTGGTGCGGGCGATGGCGGAATTGGCCGACAATTTCACGGATACGGAACTGGTGCAGGTGCTGACGCTGGGCGTGGCGCCGTATACCGAGCCGCGTATCGCGCACAACTTCCGGCCGAACGCCTTCTTCATCGGCAACAGTCTGCGCCATGCCGTCAACGAGGCGCGGGCCGACTACACCCCCGTATTCCTCTCGCAGGTTCCGAACCTGTTCCGCACCGGGCGCCTGCCGATCGACGTCGCGCTCGTCACGGTCAGCCCGCCCGATGACCACGGCAACTGCAGTCTCGGCGTATCGGTCGACATCGCCAAGGCCGCCGTGGAGACCGCCGGCGTGGTCGTGGCGCAGGTCAATCGCCACATGCCGCGCGCCCACGGCAACTGCTACCTGAATGTGCGTGACATGACCTGTCTCGTCGAGCACGACGAGCCCCTGCTCGAATGGCCGGACTTCGGCGAACCCGACGACGTGATGCGCGGCATCGCCGCCAATCTCACCCGGCTGGTGGACGATGGTGACACGCTCCAGCTCGGCATCGGCCGGATTCCGGACGCCGTCCTGGCGATGCTGACGGACAAGCACGATCTCGGCATTCATACCGAGATGATGTCGAACGGCGTGCTGACGCTCGTCAAGAATGGCAACATTACCGGCAAGTACAAGACCCAGAACCCCGGCAAGATTGTCGCCAGCTTTGCGGCCGGCAGCCATGAGCTTTTCGAGTTCATGGATAACAACCCGACCATTGAAATGCATCCGTCGGAATACACCAACAACCTGTTCGTGATCAGCGGACACGACAACATGGTCGCGATCAACGCGGCCATCGAGGTCGATCTCACCGGGCAGGTCGTGGCCGATTCCCGCGGCCAGCAGCTTTACAGCGGACTGGGCGGGCACGCCGACTTCATCCGCGGGTCGGCACTCGCCAAGGGCGGCAAGCCGGTCATCGCCATGCCCAGCACGGCCGACACGCCGGAAGGTTTGCATTCGCGCATCGTCGCGACCCTGCAGGAAGGGGCGGGGGTCATCACCACGCGCGGCGATGTGCACTACGTGGTGACCGAATACGGCGTGGCTTACCTGCACGGCAAGAACATGCGTGAGCGCGCCATGTCGCTGATCAGCATCGCGCATCCCGATTACCGCGCGGAACTGCTGCATGCGGCGAAACGCCGCCACATCGTGTACCCCAACCAGATCATGCCACCGGTGCAGTCCCCTTATCCGACACAATACGAGGAAGAGGTGACGTTGCGCGACGGTTCGAAGATTTTCGCCCGCCCGATCCGGCCCGACGACGAGCCGCAGATGCGGGACATGTTCTATCGCTTCAGCGAGCAGACCAAGTACCTACGCTACCATGCCGCGCTGAAGTCCATGCCGCACAACAAGATGCAGGTGTTCTGCACGGTCGACTACGACTCCGAAATGGCGATCATTGCACTGGTCGGCGAGCCCGGCGACGAGCGCGTCGTGGGGGTCGGACGCTACATGGCCGATCCACAGGGACGCTCGGCCGAGGTCGCTTTCGCCGTGGGCGACGACTGGCAGCGGAAGGGCCTCGGGACATACTTCTTCAACCGGCTGGTGCAGATCGCGCGGGAGCGCGGCATTTCGGAGTTCCACGCCTACGTGCTGGTCGAGAACAGCGGAATGCTGAAGATCTTCCACCGCTCGGGCTTCGTGGTCGAGACGATCAACGAAGGCGACGTGGTGCGCGTGGTGATGCACATTCGGGAGTAG